In Deinococcus aquiradiocola, a genomic segment contains:
- a CDS encoding menaquinone biosynthesis decarboxylase has product MSFPDLQSFLRLLDERGELLRVSTPVSRDLEITEIADRLVKKGGPAVLFENVIGSPFPLVIGMLGTADRVALSLGLPDLDALAVRVRDLIDLSGAKGVGGMLSQLPKLRDAMNLPPRRVRKAASQEVVWRGDQVDLNKLPVLKCWPLDGGPFVTLPLVITRDPETGERNMGMYRMQVMGPRETGMHWQRHKTGARHLEKARKLGKRLEVAVALGGDPALIYAATAPLPPIPGLDEFALAGFLRGQRYPLVKGVTVDLDVPANAEFILEGYVDPQEDWKTEGPFGDHTGFYTLPELYPRFHVTAVTMRRHPIYPATIVGRPPMEDAYLIEASERLFLPAAQLILPELSDYHMPPAGVAHNLVFASIKKRFPGEGYKTANGLFGLGQMMFAKVIVVLDDGVPVNNFGEVWREVARRAVPGRDTLSTRGPMDALDHSSRGWSYGGKLIIDATGKLAEELGSGTGSRQGQNEGEGGGEVPFVPRASTDLPTFEGVVAQRQSADGYWYVALDKTRPGQAQELAAAFAAHPAAAGVRHLLICDEQTDVTDDQDAWWTILNNIDAERDVWVLPHGEHRLLAWDGARKLPEEGFVRPWPPKIVMDKSVMDRVDARWHVYGLPEQWR; this is encoded by the coding sequence ATGTCCTTCCCCGACCTGCAATCGTTTCTCCGGCTGCTGGACGAGCGCGGCGAACTGCTGCGCGTGTCCACCCCGGTCAGCCGCGACCTGGAGATCACCGAGATCGCCGACCGCCTCGTCAAGAAGGGCGGTCCGGCCGTGCTGTTCGAGAACGTGATCGGCAGTCCCTTCCCGCTCGTCATCGGCATGCTCGGCACGGCGGACCGCGTGGCGCTCTCGCTGGGCCTCCCGGACCTCGACGCGCTGGCTGTACGGGTCCGTGACCTGATCGACCTGAGCGGCGCGAAGGGCGTGGGCGGCATGCTGTCGCAACTCCCGAAACTGCGTGACGCCATGAATCTCCCGCCGCGCCGGGTCCGCAAGGCCGCGTCGCAGGAAGTCGTGTGGCGCGGCGATCAGGTGGACCTGAACAAGCTGCCGGTCCTGAAGTGCTGGCCGCTCGACGGTGGCCCCTTCGTCACGCTGCCGCTCGTCATCACCAGGGACCCCGAGACCGGCGAGCGCAACATGGGTATGTACCGCATGCAGGTCATGGGTCCCCGCGAGACCGGCATGCACTGGCAGCGTCACAAGACCGGCGCCCGCCACCTCGAAAAGGCCCGCAAGCTCGGGAAGCGGCTGGAGGTGGCGGTGGCGCTCGGCGGCGACCCGGCCCTCATCTACGCGGCGACCGCGCCGCTCCCGCCGATTCCCGGCCTGGACGAGTTCGCGCTCGCGGGCTTCCTGCGCGGGCAGCGGTACCCGCTCGTGAAGGGCGTGACGGTGGACCTCGACGTGCCCGCCAACGCGGAGTTCATTCTGGAAGGCTACGTGGACCCGCAGGAGGACTGGAAGACCGAGGGGCCGTTCGGGGACCACACCGGCTTCTACACCCTGCCGGAACTGTACCCGCGCTTTCACGTCACGGCCGTCACCATGCGCCGTCACCCCATCTATCCGGCGACCATCGTGGGCCGCCCGCCGATGGAGGACGCGTACCTCATCGAGGCGTCCGAGCGGCTGTTCCTGCCTGCCGCGCAGCTCATCCTGCCGGAACTCTCGGATTACCACATGCCGCCTGCCGGGGTGGCGCACAACCTCGTGTTCGCCAGCATCAAGAAGCGCTTTCCCGGTGAGGGCTACAAGACCGCGAACGGCCTGTTCGGTCTGGGGCAGATGATGTTCGCGAAGGTGATCGTGGTGCTGGACGACGGGGTGCCCGTCAACAACTTCGGGGAGGTGTGGCGCGAGGTGGCCCGCCGCGCCGTGCCGGGCCGCGACACGCTCAGCACGCGCGGGCCGATGGACGCCCTCGATCACAGCAGTCGCGGCTGGAGTTACGGCGGCAAGCTCATCATCGACGCGACCGGCAAGCTCGCCGAGGAACTCGGGTCGGGCACCGGGTCCCGCCAGGGGCAGAACGAGGGCGAGGGTGGGGGAGAGGTGCCGTTCGTGCCGCGCGCCAGCACGGACCTCCCGACCTTCGAGGGCGTGGTCGCGCAGCGGCAGAGCGCGGACGGGTACTGGTACGTGGCGCTCGACAAGACGCGGCCCGGTCAGGCGCAGGAGCTCGCGGCGGCCTTCGCGGCGCACCCGGCGGCGGCGGGCGTGCGTCACCTGCTCATCTGCGACGAGCAGACCGACGTGACCGACGATCAGGACGCGTGGTGGACCATCCTGAACAACATCGACGCCGAGCGTGACGTGTGGGTGCTGCCGCACGGCGAGCACCGCCTGCTCGCCTGGGACGGTGCGCGCAAACTGCCCGAGGAGGGTTTCGTGCGTCCCTGGCCGCCCAAGATCGTGATGGACAAGTCGGTCATGGACAGGGTGGACGCGAGGTGGCACGTGTACGGTCTGCCGGAGCAGTGGCGCTGA
- a CDS encoding DUF4153 domain-containing protein, with translation MTDAAPDRRTAAPTPDRAALPLTLAIAVLAWLLTRNTSLTPGLNIPLLTLTLTVTLSVIARKRGTPPNRAALTVLTLGLLCAAGLATRDGTLATRLNALGLLTALTFGLSFLRFPGLHRLTLGETLGTLLNGFGHTATGLLRIAVRSPWRHLWPRPRPHTGRSRRILTGVLLTVPVLAVFGTLLGQADPRFAALFTHLPEWDMDLGPLSGSLLTILLWSFAAGGAVHAALHATPPGRTPPGHAAPNRTGLGLTELGVPLVSLSVLFCAYLLVETLAAPATGIVYSRYVRQGFGELSAVAVLTLAVLLASHALLRRDLRLTLPYRLMSAAVLLPLALLILSAYTRLSLYVTAYGLSETRVLGAVFLAWVTLALATYAALGWRGRLERFAYFSLISGLSLTVTLDAVNPGHLIANVNLNRDLNHVTNTLRRTPQRTHLGDLLALGADSVPVIVAHLDELPDLGETHAERLATLRAVANDLIFPQDDWRTWNLGRARARAILP, from the coding sequence ATGACCGACGCCGCCCCAGACCGCCGGACAGCCGCCCCCACCCCCGACCGCGCCGCCCTGCCCCTCACACTCGCCATCGCCGTCCTCGCATGGCTGCTCACTCGGAACACCAGCCTCACGCCCGGCCTGAACATCCCGCTCCTGACCCTCACGCTCACCGTCACGCTCAGCGTGATCGCCCGGAAACGCGGCACGCCCCCCAACCGCGCCGCCCTCACCGTCCTGACGCTCGGCCTGCTGTGCGCCGCCGGACTCGCCACGCGCGACGGCACCCTCGCCACCCGCCTGAACGCCCTCGGGCTCCTCACGGCCCTCACCTTCGGCCTGAGCTTCCTGCGCTTCCCCGGCCTGCACCGCCTCACGCTCGGCGAAACGCTCGGCACCCTCCTGAACGGCTTCGGGCACACCGCGACCGGCCTGCTGCGCATCGCCGTGCGCTCCCCCTGGCGACACCTGTGGCCCCGCCCCCGACCGCACACCGGACGCAGCCGCCGCATCCTGACCGGCGTCCTCCTGACCGTCCCCGTCTTGGCCGTGTTCGGCACGCTGCTCGGACAGGCAGACCCGCGCTTTGCGGCCCTCTTCACGCACCTGCCCGAGTGGGACATGGACCTCGGACCGCTCAGCGGCTCGCTCCTGACCATCCTGCTGTGGAGTTTCGCGGCGGGCGGCGCCGTCCACGCCGCCCTGCACGCCACCCCTCCAGGCCGCACCCCGCCCGGTCATGCCGCCCCCAACCGGACCGGACTGGGCCTCACCGAGCTCGGCGTGCCGCTCGTCAGCCTCAGCGTGCTCTTCTGCGCGTACCTGCTCGTCGAGACGCTCGCCGCGCCCGCCACCGGCATCGTCTACAGCCGGTACGTCCGGCAGGGCTTCGGGGAACTGAGCGCCGTGGCCGTCCTCACGCTCGCCGTGCTGCTCGCCTCGCACGCCCTGCTGCGCCGCGACCTGCGCCTCACCCTCCCCTACCGCCTCATGAGCGCCGCCGTACTCCTCCCGCTCGCCCTGCTCATCCTGAGCGCCTACACCCGCCTCAGCCTGTACGTCACCGCCTACGGCCTCAGCGAAACGCGCGTCCTCGGCGCCGTGTTCCTGGCGTGGGTGACGCTCGCCCTCGCCACGTACGCCGCGCTCGGCTGGCGCGGCAGGCTGGAACGCTTCGCGTACTTCTCGCTCATCTCCGGCCTGAGCCTCACCGTCACCCTCGACGCCGTGAACCCCGGCCACCTCATCGCGAACGTCAACCTGAACCGCGACCTGAACCACGTCACCAACACCCTGCGCCGCACCCCGCAACGCACGCACCTCGGCGACCTGCTCGCGCTCGGCGCGGACAGCGTTCCCGTCATCGTCGCGCACCTCGACGAACTCCCCGACCTCGGCGAGACGCACGCCGAACGCCTCGCCACCCTGCGCGCCGTCGCCAACGACCTGATCTTCCCCCAGGACGACTGGCGCACCTGGAACCTCGGCCGCGCCCGCGCACGCGCCATCCTGCCCTGA
- a CDS encoding 3-deoxy-7-phosphoheptulonate synthase — protein sequence MTATLTPTTENLNVTGFQPLATPRSMKAELPNTPEAQQTVQASRQAIKNILDGTDPRLLIIIGPCSIHDEAQALEYAGRLLELRRRYADRLEIIMRVYPDKPRTTVGWRGYLNDPHMDGQNDFNLGLHKTRELMLKINSLGLPLATELLDPFVPQYIDDQLAWGAIGARTTESQTHRAMVSGVSAPVGFKNGTGGSVKLAVDAILSARKPHTFLGITDDGQAAVVSTRGNAYGHIILRGGTAGPNYGYEHVEKASEMLTASGVTPALIVDCSHHNSGYVHDKQLDAWHDVIFQRVGGDTRLKGLMVESNLNAGKQSIPADLSELQYGVSVTDACVGWDTTADMLAWAYERLA from the coding sequence ATGACCGCCACCCTCACCCCCACCACCGAGAACCTCAACGTCACCGGATTCCAGCCGCTCGCCACGCCCCGCAGCATGAAAGCCGAACTGCCCAACACGCCCGAAGCGCAACAGACGGTGCAGGCATCCCGGCAGGCCATCAAGAACATCCTCGACGGCACCGACCCCCGCCTCCTCATCATCATCGGGCCGTGCAGCATCCACGACGAAGCGCAGGCCCTCGAATACGCCGGACGCCTGCTGGAACTGCGCCGCAGGTACGCCGACCGCCTCGAGATCATCATGCGCGTCTACCCCGACAAGCCCCGCACCACCGTCGGCTGGAGAGGCTACCTCAACGACCCGCACATGGACGGCCAGAACGACTTCAACCTCGGCCTGCACAAGACCCGCGAACTGATGCTCAAGATCAACAGTCTGGGTCTGCCGCTCGCCACGGAACTCCTCGACCCCTTCGTGCCCCAGTACATCGACGATCAGCTCGCCTGGGGCGCCATCGGCGCACGCACCACCGAATCCCAGACGCACCGCGCCATGGTGAGCGGCGTGTCCGCCCCCGTCGGCTTCAAGAACGGCACCGGCGGCAGCGTGAAACTCGCGGTAGACGCCATCCTCAGCGCCCGCAAACCCCACACCTTCCTCGGCATCACCGACGACGGCCAGGCCGCCGTGGTCAGCACGCGCGGCAACGCCTACGGCCACATCATCCTGCGCGGCGGCACCGCCGGACCCAACTACGGCTACGAGCACGTGGAGAAAGCCAGCGAGATGCTCACCGCGTCCGGCGTCACGCCCGCCCTGATCGTGGACTGCAGCCACCACAACAGCGGCTACGTGCACGACAAACAGCTCGACGCGTGGCACGACGTGATCTTCCAGCGCGTCGGCGGCGACACCCGCCTGAAAGGCCTGATGGTCGAAAGCAACCTGAACGCCGGCAAGCAGAGCATCCCCGCCGACCTGTCGGAACTGCAGTACGGCGTGTCCGTCACGGACGCCTGCGTAGGCTGGGACACCACCGCCGACATGCTCGCCTGGGCCTACGAACGCCTCGCCTGA
- a CDS encoding GNAT family N-acetyltransferase, producing the protein MTQNEVHDNREAGRYELQTPQGLAFAEYRPAGPAVMFTHTEVPEALEGQGIGSRLVKAALDDVQAQGRKVIPMCPFVAAFIGQHPEYLELVDPAQRGALGM; encoded by the coding sequence ATGACCCAGAACGAAGTGCACGACAACAGGGAAGCGGGCCGGTACGAGCTGCAGACGCCGCAGGGCCTCGCCTTCGCCGAGTACCGCCCGGCCGGACCGGCCGTCATGTTCACGCACACCGAGGTGCCCGAAGCACTCGAAGGGCAGGGCATCGGCTCGCGCCTCGTGAAGGCGGCACTGGACGACGTGCAGGCGCAGGGCAGGAAGGTCATCCCCATGTGCCCCTTCGTTGCCGCCTTCATCGGGCAGCACCCCGAGTATCTGGAACTGGTGGACCCCGCCCAGCGCGGCGCACTGGGCATGTAG
- a CDS encoding glycosidase: protein MTFLPGRHRDPVLFHRHDRNPVLSADRWPYQANTVFNAGATLLQDGTTLLLCRVEDFRGLSHLTAARSRDGLTAWKIDAEPTLVPHPDHPEESWGIEDPRITYLPEEDAYAVLYTAYSPEGPGVALAMTSDFVTFDRRGLIFPPEDKDAAIFPVRFEEGWAALHRPVTSNTANIHLSFSENLRHFGNSRAVLTARRGPWWDARKVGLSAPPIRTPEGWLLIYHGVKTTGSGVLYRNGLALLDLHHPDRCLLRSDPWVFGPRDLSERVGDVDNVVFPCGTTLLPDGDTLRMYYGQADTSIGVATASLRALLDWLKENGSVPTLD, encoded by the coding sequence ATGACCTTCCTCCCAGGCCGCCACCGAGACCCGGTCCTGTTCCACAGACACGACCGCAACCCGGTCCTCAGCGCGGACCGCTGGCCGTACCAGGCCAACACGGTCTTCAACGCGGGCGCCACCCTCCTGCAGGACGGCACCACGCTGCTGCTGTGCCGCGTGGAGGACTTCCGGGGCCTGTCGCACCTCACGGCCGCCCGCAGCCGCGACGGCCTCACCGCCTGGAAGATCGACGCCGAACCGACCCTCGTGCCGCACCCGGACCACCCGGAGGAAAGCTGGGGCATCGAGGACCCCCGCATCACGTACCTCCCCGAGGAGGACGCGTACGCCGTGCTGTACACCGCGTACAGCCCGGAAGGGCCGGGCGTGGCGCTCGCCATGACGAGCGACTTCGTGACCTTCGACCGGCGCGGCCTGATCTTCCCGCCCGAAGACAAGGACGCCGCCATCTTCCCCGTACGCTTCGAGGAAGGCTGGGCGGCCCTGCACCGCCCCGTCACCAGCAACACCGCCAACATCCACCTGAGCTTCAGCGAGAACCTGCGGCACTTCGGCAACAGCCGCGCCGTCCTCACCGCGCGGCGTGGCCCGTGGTGGGACGCCCGCAAGGTCGGCCTGTCTGCCCCGCCCATCCGCACGCCCGAGGGCTGGCTCCTCATCTACCACGGCGTCAAGACGACCGGGAGCGGCGTCCTGTACCGCAACGGCCTCGCGCTCCTCGACCTGCACCACCCGGACCGCTGCCTGCTGCGCAGCGACCCGTGGGTGTTCGGGCCGCGCGACCTCTCCGAACGGGTGGGCGACGTCGACAACGTCGTGTTCCCGTGCGGCACCACCCTGCTCCCCGACGGCGACACGCTCCGCATGTACTACGGGCAGGCGGACACCAGCATCGGGGTCGCCACCGCCAGCCTCCGCGCGCTGCTCGACTGGCTGAAGGAGAACGGCAGCGTCCCCACCCTCGACTGA
- a CDS encoding glycosyltransferase family 4 protein, with the protein MTDAGTLTPARQGAGQGGRPLRVAMLAPVAWRVPPRHYGPWERVVSLLTEGLVRAGVDVTLFATADSLTAATLSAVVPSGYEETPGMDVKVMEALHLGNLFDRAAQFDVIHNHADFLPLGYAGLVATPTVTTVHGFSGPGILPVYRRYDGRTAYVSISDADRAPDLTYAATVYHGLDLTEFTFRAEPGAYLVFFGRMHPDKGAADAIRIARAAGLPLKLAGIVQDRAYFEREVQPHLNPASGPDVQYLGSVGPQERDRVLSGALALLHPIHFDEPFGLSMVEAMACGTPVIAYRRGSVPEVVGTDGGVIVPPGDEAAAVQAVRTAATLDRRAVRARVERLFTVQHMVDGYLQVYRGMLAARTAGTRP; encoded by the coding sequence ATGACTGACGCGGGCACCCTGACCCCCGCGCGGCAGGGAGCGGGGCAGGGGGGGCGTCCGCTGCGCGTGGCGATGCTCGCGCCCGTCGCGTGGCGCGTCCCGCCCCGGCATTACGGGCCGTGGGAGCGCGTCGTGTCGCTCCTCACCGAGGGCCTCGTGCGGGCGGGCGTGGACGTGACGCTCTTCGCGACGGCCGACTCGCTCACGGCCGCCACGCTGTCCGCCGTGGTGCCCAGCGGGTACGAGGAGACGCCCGGCATGGACGTGAAGGTGATGGAGGCCCTGCACCTCGGGAACCTCTTCGACCGCGCCGCGCAGTTCGACGTGATCCACAACCACGCGGACTTCCTGCCGCTCGGGTACGCGGGCCTCGTCGCGACGCCCACCGTCACCACCGTGCACGGCTTCTCCGGCCCCGGCATCCTGCCCGTGTACCGCCGCTACGACGGCCGCACCGCGTACGTGTCCATCAGCGACGCGGACCGCGCGCCGGACCTCACGTACGCCGCCACCGTGTACCACGGGCTGGACCTGACGGAGTTCACGTTCCGGGCCGAGCCGGGCGCGTACCTCGTGTTCTTCGGGCGGATGCACCCCGACAAGGGCGCCGCGGACGCCATCCGGATCGCGCGCGCGGCGGGCCTGCCCCTCAAGCTGGCGGGCATCGTGCAGGACCGCGCGTACTTCGAGCGGGAGGTGCAGCCGCACCTGAATCCCGCCTCCGGCCCGGACGTGCAGTACCTCGGCTCGGTCGGCCCACAGGAACGTGACCGCGTGCTGAGCGGCGCGCTCGCACTGCTGCACCCCATCCACTTCGACGAGCCGTTCGGGCTGAGCATGGTGGAGGCGATGGCGTGCGGCACGCCCGTCATCGCGTACCGGCGCGGGAGCGTGCCGGAAGTGGTCGGCACGGACGGCGGCGTGATCGTCCCGCCCGGCGACGAGGCGGCCGCCGTGCAGGCCGTCCGGACCGCCGCGACCCTCGACCGCCGCGCCGTCCGGGCGCGCGTGGAGCGCCTCTTCACCGTGCAGCACATGGTGGACGGCTACCTGCAGGTGTACCGGGGCATGCTCGCCGCCCGCACGGCCGGAACGCGCCCGTGA
- a CDS encoding glycosyltransferase family 4 protein — translation MTDVSPLSRRAAPTALPALPVRPAAHVTPAAPLRHVLLIGNHAPRQCGIATFTADVARALPVERVSVVAMNDGHTYPYPPEVVFAIEQDALDEYVSGAERINALRPDVVCVQHEYGIYGGPAGAYLLTLLRGLDAPIVTTLHTVLETPSAEQRAVLEELCALSAGIVVMSARAVDILVRQGVPRGRVRLIHHGVPDLTGDPATEKARLGVGERPLILTFGLIGRGKGLDTAVRALPDVVRAHPDALYLILGATHPHVLRHEGEAYREELLALARELGVQDNLRMDNRFVELDDLKRYLTAADVYLTPYPNPAQITSGTLAYAVGNGKAVVSTPYWYAEELLADGRGVLTPFGEPRAMGEALSALLSDPHARAGMGARAEVFGEAMRWPAVGAAYAEVFGQVQPRRHGRMGRRAARPAQVQLTHLHAMTDGTGLFQHATGAVPNPHEGYTTDDNARALQLVCRLPVSAAHLALARRYLSFLHYAIDEGSGVFRNFLSYDRRWLEARGAENAQARAVRALVVAALHPEPLVSDAARELLRRSGRAGLGLESPRAQAILLLAVSDLHRSPALLAEHGALLDAARGYALTLASLHAASARPGWNWFEGYLSYANAELPHALIAFGQASGDTGSLTLGLSTLDWLHGQQRGPLGGPDGWTFWPVGCERVYFRGEARPLWDGQPIEAAVSVAAYAAAYAAGAGEAWLQRAARALDWLTGDNLLGQPMLDAVTAGCRDGLHRHGPSINQGAESTVLLWDAVLDLQVAAAQGERGGPTPLSADD, via the coding sequence ATGACCGACGTATCCCCCCTGTCCCGGCGCGCCGCGCCGACCGCCCTGCCCGCGCTGCCGGTCCGTCCGGCCGCGCACGTCACGCCCGCCGCGCCGCTGCGGCACGTCCTGCTGATCGGGAACCACGCGCCGCGCCAGTGCGGCATCGCGACCTTCACGGCCGACGTGGCGCGCGCCCTGCCGGTCGAGCGGGTCAGTGTCGTCGCCATGAACGACGGGCACACCTACCCGTACCCGCCGGAAGTGGTGTTCGCCATCGAGCAGGACGCGCTGGACGAGTACGTGAGCGGCGCGGAACGCATCAACGCCCTGCGGCCCGACGTGGTGTGCGTGCAGCACGAGTACGGCATCTACGGCGGTCCGGCGGGCGCGTACCTGCTGACGCTGCTGCGCGGCCTGGACGCGCCCATCGTGACGACGCTGCACACGGTGCTGGAGACGCCCAGCGCGGAGCAGCGGGCGGTGCTGGAGGAACTGTGCGCCCTGTCGGCCGGGATCGTGGTCATGAGTGCCCGCGCGGTGGATATCCTCGTGCGGCAGGGCGTGCCGCGCGGGCGGGTGCGGCTTATTCATCACGGCGTGCCGGACCTGACGGGCGATCCCGCCACCGAGAAGGCCCGACTGGGCGTGGGGGAGCGGCCCCTGATCCTCACGTTCGGGCTGATCGGGCGCGGCAAGGGCCTCGACACGGCCGTGCGTGCCCTGCCGGACGTGGTGCGCGCCCACCCGGACGCGCTGTACCTGATCCTGGGGGCCACGCACCCGCACGTGCTGCGGCACGAGGGCGAGGCGTACCGTGAGGAACTGCTGGCCCTGGCCCGCGAGCTGGGCGTGCAGGACAACCTGCGGATGGACAACCGTTTCGTGGAGCTGGACGACCTGAAGCGGTACCTGACGGCGGCCGACGTGTACCTCACGCCCTACCCCAATCCCGCGCAGATCACGTCCGGGACGCTCGCGTACGCGGTCGGGAACGGCAAGGCCGTCGTGAGCACGCCGTACTGGTACGCGGAGGAACTCCTCGCGGACGGGCGGGGCGTCCTCACGCCGTTCGGGGAGCCGCGCGCGATGGGGGAGGCGCTGTCCGCCCTGCTGTCCGACCCGCACGCGCGGGCCGGGATGGGCGCGCGCGCGGAGGTGTTCGGGGAGGCGATGCGCTGGCCTGCCGTGGGCGCGGCGTACGCGGAGGTGTTCGGGCAGGTGCAGCCGCGCCGTCACGGCCGCATGGGTCGCCGTGCGGCGCGGCCCGCGCAGGTGCAGCTGACGCACCTGCACGCCATGACGGACGGCACGGGCCTCTTCCAGCACGCGACGGGCGCCGTCCCGAACCCGCACGAGGGGTACACCACGGACGACAATGCCCGCGCCCTGCAGCTCGTGTGCCGCCTGCCGGTCAGCGCCGCCCACCTGGCACTCGCGCGGCGCTACCTGTCGTTCCTGCATTACGCCATCGACGAGGGGAGCGGCGTGTTCCGGAATTTCCTCAGTTACGACCGTCGCTGGCTGGAGGCGCGCGGCGCCGAGAACGCGCAGGCGCGCGCCGTGCGTGCCCTGGTCGTGGCGGCCCTGCACCCGGAACCGCTCGTCTCGGACGCGGCCCGCGAACTGCTGCGCCGCTCGGGCCGGGCGGGCCTGGGTTTGGAGTCGCCGCGCGCGCAGGCGATCCTGCTGCTCGCCGTGAGCGACCTGCACCGCTCACCCGCGCTGCTCGCCGAGCACGGGGCGTTGCTGGACGCCGCGCGCGGGTACGCGCTCACCCTGGCGTCCCTGCATGCGGCGAGCGCGCGGCCCGGCTGGAACTGGTTCGAGGGGTACCTCAGCTACGCGAATGCCGAACTGCCGCACGCCCTGATCGCGTTCGGGCAGGCGAGCGGCGACACGGGCAGCCTCACGCTCGGGCTGAGCACCCTGGATTGGCTGCACGGTCAGCAGCGCGGACCGCTGGGCGGGCCGGACGGGTGGACGTTCTGGCCGGTCGGGTGCGAACGCGTGTACTTCCGCGGCGAGGCGCGGCCCCTCTGGGACGGCCAGCCGATCGAGGCGGCCGTGTCCGTCGCGGCGTACGCGGCGGCATACGCGGCCGGGGCGGGAGAGGCGTGGCTGCAGCGCGCGGCACGCGCCCTCGACTGGCTGACGGGCGACAACCTGCTCGGGCAGCCGATGCTGGACGCCGTCACCGCCGGGTGCCGGGACGGCCTGCACCGGCACGGGCCGAGCATCAACCAGGGCGCGGAATCCACCGTGCTGCTGTGGGACGCGGTGCTGGACCTGCAGGTGGCCGCCGCGCAGGGCGAACGGGGCGGCCCCACCCCCCTGAGCGCCGATGACTGA
- the uvsE gene encoding UV DNA damage repair endonuclease UvsE encodes MTTPHLGLVCITFGPEVRFRTITLTRYRALPDAGRRGALLDLYADNISRLAGAAAYCVRHGIRLYRMSAALFPMLDLEGDGTGREVLDALAPQLAEAGAAFTSAGIRVLVHPDQFIVLNSERPDVVRRSVLAVTAHGHVMDLLGFSRTPWNMILLHGGKGGRAEQLAEIIPTLPDGVRLRLCLENDERAYGPADLLPVCGAAGVPLVLDAHHHVVRERLASQDDPSVREWVLAARDTWTPPEWQVVHLSNGIDGPQDRRHTDLITHFPEAYRDVPWIEVEAKGKELALAGLRAHVQG; translated from the coding sequence ATGACGACACCCCACCTGGGTCTGGTGTGCATCACGTTCGGGCCGGAGGTGCGGTTCCGGACCATCACGCTCACGCGGTACCGGGCCCTGCCGGACGCCGGGCGGCGCGGCGCGCTGCTGGACCTGTACGCCGACAACATCTCGCGCCTGGCGGGCGCGGCCGCGTACTGCGTGCGGCACGGCATCCGGCTGTACCGCATGTCGGCGGCGCTGTTCCCGATGCTGGACCTGGAGGGCGACGGGACGGGCCGTGAGGTGCTGGACGCGCTGGCGCCGCAGCTGGCCGAGGCGGGCGCGGCGTTCACGTCGGCGGGCATCCGGGTGCTCGTGCATCCGGATCAGTTCATCGTGCTGAACAGCGAGCGGCCGGACGTGGTGCGGCGCAGCGTGCTGGCCGTCACGGCGCACGGTCACGTGATGGACCTGCTGGGGTTCTCGCGCACGCCGTGGAACATGATCCTGCTGCACGGCGGCAAGGGGGGGCGGGCGGAGCAGCTGGCCGAGATCATTCCCACCCTGCCGGACGGGGTGCGCCTGCGTCTGTGCCTGGAGAACGACGAGCGGGCGTACGGTCCGGCGGACCTGCTGCCGGTGTGCGGCGCGGCGGGCGTGCCGCTGGTGCTGGACGCGCATCATCACGTGGTGCGTGAGCGGCTGGCGTCGCAGGACGACCCGAGCGTGCGGGAGTGGGTGCTGGCCGCGCGGGACACGTGGACGCCGCCCGAGTGGCAGGTGGTGCACCTGAGCAACGGCATCGACGGCCCGCAGGACCGGAGGCACACGGACCTGATCACGCACTTCCCGGAAGCGTACCGGGACGTGCCGTGGATCGAGGTGGAAGCGAAAGGGAAGGAGCTGGCACTGGCGGGCCTGCGGGCGCACGTGCAGGGCTGA
- a CDS encoding PadR family transcriptional regulator yields the protein MNPLKSGTIDLVLLSALQDRPRYGLEILEHIRTRAAGQFDMKEGSLYPALHRLVKAGWVDSEWQASTQGGAPRKVYHLTDSGLNAMNDKRQEWQGLRNAVDALLTRRLA from the coding sequence ATGAACCCACTCAAATCCGGCACCATCGACCTCGTCCTGCTCTCGGCCCTGCAGGACCGACCCCGCTACGGCCTGGAAATTCTGGAACACATCCGGACCCGCGCTGCAGGACAGTTCGACATGAAGGAAGGCAGCCTCTACCCGGCCCTGCACCGGCTGGTCAAGGCGGGCTGGGTGGACAGCGAATGGCAGGCGAGCACCCAGGGCGGCGCTCCACGCAAGGTCTACCACCTGACCGACAGCGGCCTGAACGCCATGAACGACAAACGGCAGGAATGGCAGGGCCTGCGAAATGCCGTGGACGCCCTGCTGACCCGCAGGCTGGCATGA